One window of the Lacerta agilis isolate rLacAgi1 chromosome 17, rLacAgi1.pri, whole genome shotgun sequence genome contains the following:
- the LOC117039061 gene encoding protein S100-A6-like encodes MAAPLDQAIGLLVAIFHKYAGKDGDKNTLSKKELKELIQKELTIGPKLQDAEVQGLMKDLDRNGDQVVNFQEYVTFLAALAMIYNEALSS; translated from the exons ATGGCAGCACCTCTTGACCAAGCTATTGGCCTGCTGGTTGCCATCTTCCACAAATACGCTGGCAAGGATGGCGATAAGAACACCCTAAGCAAAAAGGAATTGAAGGAGCTGATACAGAAGGAGCTCACCATTGGACCG AAACTGCAGGACGCAGAGGTACAGGGATTAATGAAAGATCTGGACCGCAACGGGGACCAAGTGGTGAACTTCCAGGAATACGTCACTTTCCTGGCTGCCCTGGCAATGATCTACAACGAAGCTTTGAGTTCGTAA
- the LOC117039060 gene encoding protein S100-A5-like, whose translation MDMETPLEKALATLVYTFHKYSGKEGDKFTLSKGELKELVKKELALGEKMKGGGIDKLMGTLDKNKDDEIDFKEYTGFLTALCMTYNDFFQQDSK comes from the exons ATGGACATGGAAACTCCCCTGGAGAAAGCCCTGGCGACACTTGTGTACACCTTCCACAAATATTCGGGGAAAGAAGGGGATAAGTTCACTCTGAGCAAGGGAGAGCTGAAGGAGCTGGTGAAGAAGGAGTTGGCACTCGGAGAG AAGATGAAGGGAGGTGGAATTGACAAGCTGATGGGGACCCTGGACAAGAACAAGGATGATGAGATTGACTTCAAGGAGTATACGGGCTTCCTGACGGCCCTCTGCATGACCTACAATGATTTTTTCCAGCAGGATTCAAAATAA